TCTGCCCGCCGTGCTCCACCGTGTTCACCGCCGCCGCGAGCGCCCCGCCGAACACGGCCGCGCTCGAAGCCCACGTCCCGGCCTCGCCGGAGCCGATGAACACCGTGGCGAGCGCCGCAGTGCCGGCCAGCGCCGGGCCGGCTACGGCGAGGCCCCTGTTTAGGTTGAGCACCAGCTTGCCCACCGTGAGgaactcctgctcgtccttggCCTTGATGACCCTGAGGATGCCTCGCATCTCGTCCTCAAGATCCTGGGTCCAGCCGTTGCCGGAAGCGCCGCCACGACGGCCGAAGCTCTTTGAGTTCATGGGCTGCTTCGAGGGGCGACGGCGCGGCCACCAGCGCGCGGGCTCGACGGCCTTGGGGAACTTCTCGAGCATGGCGGGGAGCAGCGGCAGCGGGTAGGCGGCGTCGAGCGCGAGCACCCGGTCCATGGCCTCCTGCACGTCCGCCCTGGTCGTCGGCGCGCCGAGCGCGAGCGCGGCGCGGACGTCGCGCTCGAGCTCCCGCCACAGCCTGGTGGAGTTGCGCTGCTCCTCGGCGAGCTGCGAGGGCTGGATCTTGTTGACGGCCGCCATGGTGACGGCCGCGGAGGCGAGGAGCACCCCCGCGGACGCCTTGAGCGCGGGCGCGGCGGGCGCGAGCGCGGCCATGACGGAGGCGGCGAGCGTGAGGGAGTTGGTGGAGTGGAGCAGCAGGTGGTTCCAGTTGTCGCGCTGCTTGCCGATGATGTCGTGCATCTCGGCGCGGTCCGCCGCCGCGTCCGCGATGGCGCGGAGCTTCTCGACGGACACGTCCGCCGACGGGGAGGCCGGGGCGCGCGGCGCCTGCGGCTCGATCCATTCAAGCTTGAGGCTGAGGTTATCCTCCGCGGTGCGAATGCCTGAAGGCACGCGCAGGGCGGCGCGGCATGTAGCGGCCCCGCTCCGTCGTGGATGAGGCCGTGGGCGCGCTGTGGAAGTGGAAGGGGAGGAGGAAGACTGGAGCAAGAAGAGGCGCTGGGCCCGGAGTGCCGCCATGCTTTCTTTGGGTTGCTGGTTCGATGTTGTCGCTTCCTTGGAGAGTGGAGACTGGAGCTGGCTTGGAAGGCGAAGTGGCTCCAAGCTTTTGCTGCTTCCCGTGTGGTGTTGATGAACTGACGGAGGTGGTTGGGGATGGAAGCGATGGACCGACGAAGTAGGGTATTTATAGGGCGGAGGAGGAGTGGGTGATGAATCATGATGGGTGTTACTATAAGTTTGACCCAGCATGGGTTTGGGTTGGGCTTGGTCTGGGTCAATTCCCTTGCCAAGAATTGTGGTTTGAAGTGTGTGCGTGTTCCTGTTTGACCCAGACGAGAGACTGTTTCTGGCAACTGGTCAAGAGATGGCAGATTGACAAAGTATTTTATTTCGTTCCAAATATTTTAAGTCCAGACAGATTcatttttccaaaattttggaAGGGGGATTTGACTATTCTGAGAGGGTGTTGAGCTTCCTGAACCCTCTCCCGCTCCCCTCCCCCTTATGCCGCCCGCCACTCCGGCCGCGGCGGCCACAAGCCCCTTGTTGCCATATGTTCCGATGACAGTGCCACCCATCTCCTGCCCCATGGGCCCACCTTCTTTGTCTTCCACAGCCTCGCGGTCGCCATCTGTTGGTAGTGATGACTGGACCTCCCTATCCACCTTGCCAGATTTAGTGTTGCTTTCCGGTTTGTCCACGGTATCAGACTCTCTTCAACGCGCCTATTTTTTGCCGCCTCAGCGACCCTAACCACCTCTAACTCTATGGAGAGGTCTTCTCCCACAGCTTTCTCGCTCCATAACTTGGAACAACAAATATGAAATAATAGTCATTACTTTGGAATGAATTTATATGGTCTGTTTGGAACTTTGGATAGATCCTTGCTAAAAGTGTTTTTAACCTTGCACTTCACTCTAGCtaccatctactccctccgttcccaaatatttgtctttctaaagatttcaacaagtgactacatacgaagcaaaataagtgaatctacactctaaaatatgtctacatacatctgtatgttgtagtccatttgaaatgtctagaaagaaaatatttgggaacggagggagtacctcagTAGTCTTGGCCACTTTGCCGCTACATGTGTCTATCCTGTGCGCGCAGCAATGTATGCAACTGGTGCAATGCTCTCCTTATAACTTCTGAAAAATGGGAAAGTTGTAAATGTGATCCATGGTAGGGACACCTTCTATCTAGGCCTTCCGTGTTTGTGTTGATATTCATGCATAtaattttctttttttgttttctccCAAACAGAAAAAAGATTTGAACATGAAACTTTGCAGGTCAATGCCGCATGAGTATTACATTAATGTGTCAATGTGCATAAATGTTTCTCGATTTTGTTGGTGCATCAGAAATGTCTAAAATGACGAGTATTATAATAAATTATATCAATTTAGATGTTTTTGTGGAAAAATTGAAACAATTTCTCTATAGTGTTGTATTTGTGTGTTGTTGACTTGGAAAGTTTCAACTTCAAATGTTGTTTTGTTTGGTAGAAACAAGGTGAAACTTCTAGAGTGGTTGAGCACAGATATTAATGCAAAACTGGATGGCCTATAGATAGAAGGTGTGGCTACATGGGAGCATAGAAAATCCACTCCTAAGAACTTCAGAAAATAACAGTGCAAAGAGACACCATCATGTGACAAAAACCCACATTCAATCAAAACAcaagaaataaaacaaaaaataTCCAACTAAAAAACACAATAATATTAGTGGTAGTGTTAATCGGCCAAATGAAAAGTGCGGTTTAAATTTAGCTACTATAGATTGGTCTTGTTTATTATCTACGGATGGGGTCAAACATAAAACAAAAAACTGTGGCATGATGGATATACTCCTCTAGCTCTTGTCTAGATGAAAATTAGTTAACTATTTTTTTCAGAAACACCTATAATTTTATTCATACTCACAATCATTACCGGTATATTTCTTTTGATTCAATATCCAACAAATTACAATTATAAAATCCTACAACTAAAAATTACAATAATATCTCTTGGAGTGATTCTGCGTGGTATAAATCTTCGTAAGATGAAATACCACAAAGATTTCAGTAAAGAGAGCCCGCAATTGAACTAGACAAGTGATACTACACTACTCGCTTTAGTCTATTAAAAAAAATCTCAACAAATACTTGACAAAGACCCTGCGCAACAGATCATACTTAGCTACTCAGCAACTTACTCTTCACTGCTAAAGATGAGAAGGCTTCAAAAGCGTATACCAATAGACAAGAGTTTTAAGCTTCAGGCAACTTCTTCCCCTCACTGCCGCGCAATGCTCGTTGCACAACCAGGGCAATTTGTACCACGCAGACGGAGGATCACATCGAGGAGCAAGTTCTTCACCACGCCACAGTCCGCTAGGGTGAGACCATCCTTCAGCTGGCTTCCGCGGAAGATGATGCGCTGCTCGGACGCGGTAATCCCCTTCAATTCCTGGAGCTTCTCCCTAAATATGTCAACGGTATCTGAACTTTGGACCATAAGAGgaatttgttggggaacgtagcagaaattcaaaattttctacgcatcaccaagatcaatctatggagtaatctagcaacgaggggaaggggagtgcatctacatacccttgtagatcgcgagcggaagcgttcaagagaacggggttgatggagtcgtactcgtcgtgatccaaatcaccgatgatcctagcgccgaacggacggcacctccacgttcaacacacgtacggagcaacgacgtctcctccttcttgatccagcaaggggggaggagaggttgatggagatccagcagcacgacggcgtggtggtggaagtagcgggatcccaacagggcttcgccaagcgctgcgggaggagggagatgtgtcacgggagggagagggaggcgccagggcttaaattgctgctgccctccctccccccccccactatatatagggccaagggagagggggggcgcagccttggcccttcctccaaggaagggtgcggccatggaggagtccttcctccccaaggcacctcggaggtgccttccccctttaggactctccgtttatcttatctcttggcgcatgggcctcttggggctggttcccttggcccatataggccaaggcgcaccccccacagcccatgtgccccccccggggctggtggaccccttggtggacccccggacccctttcggcactcccggtacaataccgataaagtgcgaaacttttccggcgaccaaaataagacttcccatatataaatctttacctccggaccattccggaactcctcgtgacgtccgggatctcatccgggactccgaacaacattcggtaaccacgtacatactttccctataaccctagcgtcatcgaaccttaagtgtgtagaccctacgggttcgggaaccatgcagatatgaccgagacgttcttcggtcaataaccaacagcgggatctggatacccatgttggctcccacatgttccacgatgatctcatcggatgaaccacgatgtcggggattcaatcaatcccgtatacaattccctttgtctatcggtatgttacttgcccgagattcgatcgtcggtatccctataccttgttcaatctcgttaccggcaagtctctttactcgttccgtaactcacatcatcccgtgatcaactccttggtcacattgtgcacattatgatgatgtcctaccgagtgggcccagagatacctctccgtttacacggagtgacaaatcccagtctcgattcgtgccaacccaacagacactttcggagatacctgtagtgcacctttatagccacccagttacgttgtgacgtttggtacacccaaagcattcctacggtatcagggagttgcacaatctcatggtctaaggaactgatacttgacattagaaaagctccgagcaaacgaactacacgatcttgtgctaggcttaggattgggtctcgtccatcacatcattctcctaatgatgtgatcccgttatcaacgacatccaatgtccatggtcaggaaaccgtaaccatctattgatcaatgagctagtgaactagaggcttactagggacatggtgttgtctatgtatccacacatgtatctgagtttcctatcaatacaattctagcatggataataaacgattatcatgaacaaggaaatataataataacctatttattattgcctctagggcatatttccagcagtctcccacttgcactagagtcaataatctagtccacatcaccatgtgattaacactcacaggtcacatcaccatgtgaccaacatccaaagagtttactacagtcaacaatctagttcacatcactatgtgattaacactcaatgagttctggtttgatcatgttatgcttgcgAGAGatgttattagtcaacgggtctgaacctttcagatccgtgtgtgctttacgaatatctatgtcatcttgtggatgctaccacgcgctatttggagccatttcaaataattgctctactatacggaAAAATAAAATTCAATGAGAATTTGGTTCACCCCACACGTACCCGTCATGGGCAGCTAACTTTATCTTTAAGAAGttttagtatttttttatttttataagtATAAAATCAAATTTAGAACTAGTTAATAGCTAAGATTAATACGCAGAGACCTAGGATGTAGAAGATCATAACATGAGCGATTCGGCAGATTTGGAAATCCGGTTTTTCtcctcagagtcatccggattagtgtcaaagttcgcatcgacgtaaccctttacgacgaactccttttcacctccataatcgagaaaattccttagtccactagatactaaggataagttcgaccgctgtcatgtgatccattcccggatcactattgtaccccttgaccaactcatggcaaggcacacttcatgtgcggtacacagcatagcatactgtagagcctatgtctagagcataggggacgaccttcgtcctttgtctctcttctgctatggtcaggtcttgagtcttactcaatactcacaccttgtaacacagccaagaactccttctttgctgatctattttgaaccccttcaaaaatcatgtcaaggtgtgcgttctttgaaagtatcattaggcgtcttgatctatctctttagatcttgatgcccaatatgtaagcagctttatccatgtcttcctttgaaaaactcctttcaaacaaccctttatgcttttcagaaattttacatcatttcggatcaacaatatgtcattcacatatacttatcagaaatgttgtagcgctcccactcactttattgtaaatacaagtttctaacaaactttgtataaacccaaaaactttgatcactccatcaaagcgtatattctgactccgagatgcttgctctaatccatggaaggatcactggagctagcataccttttagcatccttaggatcgacaaaacctttctgatcgtatcacatacaacctttccttacgaaaactggtaaggaaacttgttttgacatccatctgccagatttcataaatgcagctaatgctaacatgattccgacggacttaagcatcgctacggatgagaaaatctcatcgtagtcaactccttgaacttgtggaaatactctttgccacaagtcgagcttcatagacggtaacattaccgtccacgtccgtcttcttctcaaagatccatttatctcggatttcatggcttctaaccatttatcggaatatgggcccaccatcgcttctccatagctcgtaggttcagtattgtccaacaacatgatatctcagacaggatcacgtaccactctgaagtagcacgcatcctcgtcgtcctacgaggtttggtggtgacttgatccgaagtttcatgatcactatcataagcttccacttcaattggtataggtgccacaggaacaacttcctgtgccctgctacacactagttgaagtgacggttcaataaccttatcaagtctccaccatcctcccactcaattctttcgagagaaacttttcctccagaaaggactcgtttctagaagcaattacttttgcttccagatatgaaatagg
This sequence is a window from Aegilops tauschii subsp. strangulata cultivar AL8/78 chromosome 7, Aet v6.0, whole genome shotgun sequence. Protein-coding genes within it:
- the LOC123493382 gene encoding probable F-box protein At4g22030, with the protein product MLGQTYSNTHHDSSPTPPPPYKYPTSSVHRFHPQPPPSVHQHHTGSSKSLEPLRLPSQLQSPLSKEATTSNQQPKESMAALRAQRLFLLQSSSSPSTSTARPRPHPRRSGAATCRAALRVPSGIRTAEDNLSLKLEWIEPQAPRAPASPSADVSVEKLRAIADAAADRAEMHDIIGKQRDNWNHLLLHSTNSLTLAASVMAALAPAAPALKASAGVLLASAAVTMAAVNKIQPSQLAEEQRNSTRLWRELERDVRAALALGAPTTRADVQEAMDRVLALDAAYPLPLLPAMLEKFPKAVEPARWWPRRRPSKQPMNSKSFGRRGGASGNGWTQDLEDEMRGILRVIKAKDEQEFLTVGKLVLNLNRGLAVAGPALAGTAALATVFIGSGEAGTWASSAAVFGGALAAAVNTVEHGGQMGMLFELLRNCAGFYRKIQEDIEANLGEPDVERREGGEVFATKVALKLGRSMSDLKQFRKMASPSVRDEDIKEFAGKLF